The proteins below are encoded in one region of Tomitella fengzijianii:
- a CDS encoding LLM class F420-dependent oxidoreductase gives MKVGISSPILALSGKRPAWEAEAGTSEIVRVAQAADRLGFEYMTCPDHVAVPPGLPRGEQFYDPLATFAFLAGQTRRLRFLPYVLVLPFYHPLEIAKRYGTLDHLSGGRLILGFGVGNLKEEFDLLGKPFEDRGPRADDALKAMRAALSGRLVSYEGPYFSFRDMVVQPHAAQTHVPMWIGGHSERALRRAVTLADGWAPAPQAFRGPDPAKMRRMLDGHDLPEGFDVVFSPNERLDPLAGPGQVAEVLGTAAEAGATRINLTVRHDSLAHYLEQLEAFAAVAGLDVDPD, from the coding sequence ATGAAGGTGGGGATCAGCTCGCCGATCCTGGCGCTCTCGGGCAAGCGCCCCGCGTGGGAGGCGGAGGCCGGCACGTCGGAGATCGTCCGGGTGGCGCAGGCCGCCGACAGGCTCGGCTTCGAGTACATGACGTGCCCCGACCATGTGGCGGTGCCGCCGGGGCTGCCGCGCGGCGAGCAGTTCTACGACCCGCTGGCGACCTTCGCGTTCCTTGCCGGGCAGACGCGCCGGCTGCGGTTCCTGCCGTACGTGCTGGTGCTGCCCTTCTACCACCCGCTCGAGATCGCCAAGCGGTACGGCACGCTCGATCACCTCAGCGGCGGGCGGCTGATCCTGGGGTTCGGCGTGGGCAACCTGAAGGAGGAGTTCGACCTGCTCGGCAAGCCCTTCGAGGACCGCGGCCCGCGCGCCGACGACGCCCTCAAGGCGATGCGCGCGGCGCTGTCGGGGCGGCTCGTGTCGTACGAGGGGCCGTACTTCTCGTTCCGCGACATGGTGGTGCAGCCGCACGCCGCGCAGACCCATGTGCCGATGTGGATCGGCGGGCACAGCGAGCGCGCCCTGCGCAGGGCCGTCACTCTGGCCGACGGGTGGGCCCCGGCCCCGCAGGCGTTCCGCGGGCCCGACCCGGCGAAGATGCGCAGGATGCTCGACGGGCACGACCTGCCCGAGGGGTTCGACGTGGTGTTCTCGCCCAACGAGCGCCTGGACCCGCTGGCCGGGCCCGGCCAGGTGGCCGAGGTCCTCGGCACGGCGGCGGAGGCGGGCGCGACCAGGATCAACCTGACCGTGCGGCACGACTCGCTCGCCCACTACCTGGAGCAGCTCGAGGCGTTCGCGGCGGTCGCGGGCCTCGACGTCGATCCGGACTGA
- the pta gene encoding phosphate acetyltransferase, whose amino-acid sequence MASASPSSPASPSSPASPSSLSASSSAPVSSSAASSIYVASAEGSTGKSAIALGLVHMLAGSGARVGVFRPITRSADGPDHILELLVRHATASLDYADCTGVTYDQVHADPEAALSEIVARYHEVQARSDAVVVVGSDHTDVVNQSELAYNARIAVNLGARVLLAVSGHGREPQQTAELASHSLAEIRSAQAHVVGVVANRCDPDGLDAVTAALRATGLPAWALPEVPVLFAPTMAELCTAVGGTVYAGDPALLAREATSVMVGGMTAEHILERITEGQVVIVPADRSDALLALVSAHEAEGFPSLAGIVLNGGLAPHPAIDALVKGTKPRLPMIRCEQGTFTTAAIASQTRGQMTASSLRKVDTALDLMERHVDGDALRDLMRVEIPEIVTPQMFEFQLLARARADRRRIVLPEGDDDRILRAAGRLIRRGIVELSILGDESRVRQRAAELGLELDGAQVIDPAESGLRHAFIEEYARLRAHRGVTEDVAAEVMRDPSYFGTMMVHMGAADGMVSGAAHTTAHTIRPAFEIIKTQPDVSTVSSIFLMCLADRVLAFGDCAVVPDPTAEQLADIAVSSARTAAQFGIDPRVAMLSYSTGESGAGADVDKVRTATGLVRGRSPELPVEGPVQFDAAVEPSVAAAKMPDSPVAGRATVLVFPDLNTGNNTYKAVQRTAGAVAVGPVLQGLRKPVNDLSRGALVQDIVNTVAITAIQAQEVARAAEAGKDHR is encoded by the coding sequence ATGGCCTCCGCGTCTCCATCCAGCCCTGCGTCTCCATCCAGCCCTGCGTCTCCATCCAGCCTGTCCGCGTCGAGCTCTGCCCCGGTATCGAGCTCGGCCGCGTCGAGCATCTACGTGGCCTCCGCCGAGGGCAGCACGGGCAAGTCGGCGATCGCGCTGGGCCTGGTGCACATGCTGGCCGGGTCCGGCGCACGCGTGGGCGTGTTCCGCCCGATCACCCGCAGCGCGGACGGCCCCGACCACATCCTCGAGCTGCTCGTGCGGCACGCCACCGCCAGCCTCGACTACGCCGACTGCACGGGCGTCACCTACGACCAGGTGCACGCCGACCCGGAGGCGGCGCTCAGCGAGATCGTCGCCCGCTACCACGAGGTCCAGGCCCGTTCCGACGCCGTCGTGGTGGTGGGCAGCGACCACACCGACGTGGTCAACCAGTCGGAGCTGGCCTACAACGCGCGCATCGCCGTCAACCTCGGCGCGCGCGTGCTCTTGGCGGTGAGCGGGCACGGCCGGGAGCCGCAGCAGACGGCGGAGCTCGCATCGCACAGCCTCGCCGAGATCAGGTCCGCGCAGGCGCACGTGGTGGGGGTGGTGGCCAACCGGTGCGACCCGGACGGCCTCGACGCGGTGACGGCGGCGCTGCGGGCGACGGGGCTGCCGGCCTGGGCGTTGCCGGAGGTGCCGGTGCTGTTCGCGCCGACGATGGCCGAGCTGTGCACCGCCGTCGGCGGCACCGTGTACGCCGGCGACCCGGCCCTGCTGGCCCGCGAGGCCACCAGCGTGATGGTGGGCGGCATGACGGCCGAGCACATCCTGGAGCGCATCACCGAGGGGCAGGTGGTGATCGTCCCCGCGGACCGGTCGGACGCCCTGCTGGCGTTGGTCTCCGCGCACGAGGCCGAGGGTTTCCCCTCGCTGGCGGGCATCGTCCTCAACGGCGGGCTGGCGCCCCATCCGGCCATCGACGCCCTCGTCAAGGGCACCAAGCCGCGGTTGCCGATGATCCGCTGCGAGCAGGGCACTTTCACCACCGCGGCCATCGCATCGCAGACGCGCGGTCAGATGACGGCCTCGTCGCTGCGCAAGGTGGACACCGCGCTGGACCTGATGGAGCGGCACGTCGACGGCGACGCCCTGCGCGACCTGATGCGGGTGGAGATCCCGGAGATCGTGACGCCGCAGATGTTCGAGTTCCAGCTGCTCGCCCGGGCCCGCGCCGACCGTCGCCGCATCGTTCTCCCCGAGGGCGACGACGACCGCATCCTGCGCGCGGCGGGCCGGCTGATCCGGCGCGGCATCGTCGAGCTGTCGATCCTCGGCGACGAGTCGCGTGTGCGTCAGCGCGCCGCGGAGCTGGGGCTGGAGCTCGACGGTGCGCAGGTGATCGACCCGGCCGAATCCGGGCTGCGCCACGCGTTCATCGAGGAGTACGCGCGGCTGCGCGCGCACCGTGGCGTGACCGAGGACGTGGCCGCGGAGGTGATGCGCGACCCGTCGTACTTCGGCACGATGATGGTGCACATGGGGGCGGCCGACGGCATGGTCTCCGGCGCCGCGCACACCACTGCCCACACCATCCGCCCCGCCTTCGAGATCATCAAGACGCAGCCGGACGTGTCCACGGTGTCGTCGATCTTCCTGATGTGCCTGGCGGACCGGGTGCTGGCCTTCGGCGACTGCGCCGTGGTGCCCGACCCCACCGCTGAGCAGCTCGCGGACATCGCCGTCTCCTCCGCGCGCACGGCCGCCCAGTTCGGGATCGACCCGCGCGTCGCGATGCTGTCCTACTCGACCGGTGAATCCGGCGCGGGCGCCGACGTGGACAAGGTGCGCACGGCCACCGGACTGGTGCGCGGGCGCAGCCCCGAGCTGCCGGTGGAAGGGCCCGTCCAGTTCGACGCCGCCGTCGAGCCGTCGGTGGCCGCCGCCAAGATGCCGGACTCGCCGGTGGCCGGGCGGGCGACGGTTCTGGTGTTCCCGGACCTGAACACCGGCAACAACACCTACAAGGCGGTGCAGCGGACGGCGGGCGCCGTCGCCGTCGGCCCCGTGCTGCAGGGGCTGCGCAAGCCGGTCAACGACCTGTCGCGAGGAGCCCTGGTGCAGGACATCGTCAACACCGTGGCGATCACCGCCATCCAGGCTCAGGAGGTCGCCCGCGCGGCGGAGGCCGGGAAGGATCACCGATGA
- a CDS encoding acetate kinase: MSGLVLVINSGSSSIKYELVDVARECAVASGIVERIGEPQGRLTHAYDGRTSEWNGEVADHTQALTMAYRMFAETGLDLDEAGVAAVGHRLVHGGKVFTQPTLITPEVVETIERLADLAPLHNPANIIGIEVAQEHFPDVPHVGVFDTGFFHTLPPAAAAYAIDADVAERYGVQRYGFHGTSHKYVSERAARLLGRPCEDVDSIVLHLGNGASASAVRGGRAVETSMGLTPLEGLVMGTRSGDIDPGVLLHLGRHAGMDIADIDELLNRRSGLKGLSGVNDFRAVTERREAGDERAALAYDVYVHRLRKYVGAYMAVLGRVDAIAFTAGVGENSASVREDALAGLEGFGIEVDPAANRARGGGERVISTAASKTAVLVVPTDEELAIAKAAWEFV, translated from the coding sequence ATGAGCGGGCTCGTTCTCGTCATCAACTCGGGCTCGTCGTCCATCAAGTACGAGCTGGTCGACGTGGCCCGCGAATGCGCCGTCGCGTCCGGCATCGTCGAGCGGATCGGCGAGCCGCAGGGCCGGCTCACCCACGCCTACGACGGGCGCACCAGCGAGTGGAACGGCGAGGTCGCCGATCACACGCAGGCGCTGACGATGGCGTACCGCATGTTCGCCGAGACCGGACTGGACCTGGACGAGGCGGGCGTGGCGGCCGTCGGCCACCGGCTGGTGCACGGCGGCAAGGTGTTCACGCAGCCCACGCTGATCACGCCGGAGGTCGTCGAGACCATCGAGCGGCTGGCCGACCTCGCCCCGCTGCACAACCCCGCCAACATCATCGGCATCGAGGTGGCGCAGGAGCACTTCCCGGACGTGCCGCACGTGGGCGTGTTCGACACCGGCTTCTTCCACACGCTGCCGCCGGCCGCGGCCGCCTACGCCATCGACGCCGACGTGGCGGAGCGGTACGGGGTGCAGCGCTACGGCTTCCACGGCACCTCGCACAAGTACGTGAGCGAGCGGGCGGCGCGGCTGCTGGGGAGGCCCTGCGAGGACGTCGACTCGATCGTGCTGCACCTGGGCAACGGCGCCTCGGCGTCGGCCGTGCGGGGCGGGCGTGCCGTGGAGACGTCGATGGGGCTCACGCCGCTCGAGGGGCTGGTCATGGGGACACGCTCCGGCGACATCGACCCCGGGGTGCTGCTGCACCTCGGGCGGCACGCCGGGATGGACATCGCCGACATCGACGAGCTGCTCAATCGGCGCTCCGGGCTCAAGGGGCTCAGCGGCGTCAACGACTTCCGGGCGGTCACCGAGCGGCGGGAGGCCGGCGACGAGCGCGCGGCGCTCGCGTACGACGTGTACGTGCACAGGCTGCGCAAGTACGTCGGCGCCTACATGGCGGTGCTGGGGCGCGTCGACGCGATCGCCTTCACCGCCGGGGTCGGGGAGAACTCGGCGTCGGTGCGTGAGGACGCCCTGGCCGGGCTCGAAGGGTTCGGCATCGAGGTGGACCCGGCCGCGAACCGGGCGCGCGGCGGCGGCGAACGGGTGATCTCCACGGCGGCATCGAAGACCGCGGTGCTGGTGGTGCCCACGGACGAGGAGCTCGCCATCGCGAAGGCCGCCTGGGAGTTCGTGTAG
- the fgd gene encoding glucose-6-phosphate dehydrogenase (coenzyme-F420), with translation MTKRPLKLGYKASAEQFDPRELVEIAVAAERHGMDSATVSDHFQPWRHDGGHAPFSLAWMAAVGERTERLQLGTSVMTPTFRYNPAVVAQAFATMGCLFPGRVMLGVGTGEALNEIATGYKGEWPAFKERFARLRESVRLMRELWTGDRVDFDGEYYSTSGASIYDVPDGGIPVYIAAGGPVVARYAGRAGDGFICTSGKGMELYTDKLMPAVAEGAAKNERNVDTIDKMIEIKISYDTDPDKALENTRFWAPLSLSAEQKHSIDDPIEMERAADALPIEQIAKRWIVASDPDEAVEQVRQYVDAGLNHLVFHAPGHDQRRFLELFERDLAPRLRALG, from the coding sequence ATGACGAAGCGCCCGCTCAAGCTCGGCTACAAGGCGTCGGCGGAACAGTTCGATCCGCGCGAGCTGGTGGAGATCGCGGTGGCGGCCGAGCGCCACGGGATGGACTCGGCGACGGTGTCCGACCACTTCCAGCCGTGGCGGCACGACGGCGGGCACGCGCCGTTCTCGCTGGCGTGGATGGCCGCGGTGGGCGAGCGCACCGAGCGGCTGCAGCTGGGCACCTCGGTGATGACGCCGACCTTCCGCTACAACCCGGCCGTCGTGGCGCAGGCGTTCGCCACCATGGGCTGCCTGTTCCCGGGCCGGGTGATGCTGGGCGTGGGCACCGGCGAGGCGCTCAACGAGATCGCCACCGGATACAAGGGCGAGTGGCCGGCGTTCAAGGAGCGCTTCGCCCGGCTGCGCGAATCCGTCCGGCTGATGCGCGAGCTGTGGACAGGCGACCGCGTCGACTTCGACGGCGAGTACTACTCGACGTCCGGCGCCTCCATCTACGACGTGCCCGACGGCGGCATCCCCGTCTACATCGCGGCCGGCGGGCCGGTGGTGGCCCGGTACGCGGGACGCGCGGGCGACGGCTTCATCTGCACCTCCGGCAAGGGCATGGAGCTCTACACCGACAAGCTCATGCCCGCCGTCGCGGAGGGGGCCGCCAAGAACGAGCGCAACGTCGACACCATCGACAAGATGATCGAGATCAAGATCTCCTACGACACGGACCCGGACAAGGCCCTCGAGAACACGCGGTTCTGGGCGCCGCTGTCGCTCAGTGCGGAGCAGAAGCACTCCATCGACGACCCGATCGAGATGGAGCGGGCCGCCGACGCGCTGCCCATCGAGCAGATCGCCAAGCGCTGGATCGTCGCATCCGACCCGGACGAGGCCGTGGAGCAGGTGCGCCAGTACGTGGACGCCGGGCTCAACCACCTGGTGTTCCACGCGCCGGGGCACGACCAGCGCCGGTTCCTCGAGCTGTTCGAGCGCGACCTGGCACCCCGGCTGCGCGCCCTGGGGTGA
- a CDS encoding LLM class F420-dependent oxidoreductase, giving the protein MRVGMTLNYSGGFAETAAEVEDLERAGLDIAFVPEAYSFDAVSQLGFLAARTSRLELASGILQIYTRTPTLTAMTAAGLDYVSDGRFTLGLGASGPQVIEGFHGVKYDAPLGRTREIIDICRQVWRREKVQHQGKKYRIPLPAEEGTGLGKPLKLINHPVRERIPIVLAALGPKNVELTAELAEGWQPIFFYPEKARDAWGEALAAGKAKRDPSLGELEVYAGPALAIGDDVDHMHDWMRPHLALYIGGMGAKGKNFYNTLATTYGFGKEAEVVQDLYLAGKKEEAAAAIPEELVRSVNLIGPESYVRERVAAFAEAGVTTLNVAPMAADAAGRVALIEKLRGICD; this is encoded by the coding sequence ATGCGCGTAGGCATGACCCTCAACTACAGCGGCGGATTCGCCGAGACCGCTGCGGAGGTCGAGGACCTCGAGCGCGCGGGGCTGGACATCGCCTTCGTCCCGGAGGCGTACTCGTTCGACGCGGTGAGCCAGCTGGGTTTCCTCGCCGCGCGCACCTCGCGCCTGGAGCTGGCGTCGGGGATCCTGCAGATCTACACGCGCACGCCCACGCTCACCGCGATGACCGCCGCCGGCCTGGACTACGTCTCCGACGGCCGCTTCACCCTGGGACTCGGCGCCTCGGGCCCGCAGGTCATCGAGGGGTTCCACGGCGTCAAGTACGACGCACCGCTGGGGCGCACGCGCGAGATCATCGACATCTGCCGCCAGGTGTGGCGCCGCGAGAAGGTGCAGCACCAGGGCAAGAAATACCGCATCCCGCTGCCTGCCGAGGAGGGCACCGGGCTGGGCAAGCCGCTCAAGCTGATCAATCACCCCGTGCGCGAGCGCATCCCGATCGTCCTCGCGGCCCTGGGCCCCAAGAACGTGGAGCTCACCGCGGAGCTGGCCGAGGGCTGGCAGCCGATCTTCTTCTACCCGGAGAAGGCGCGCGACGCCTGGGGCGAGGCGCTGGCGGCGGGCAAGGCCAAGCGCGATCCGTCCCTGGGCGAGCTCGAGGTGTACGCCGGCCCGGCGCTGGCCATCGGCGACGACGTGGACCACATGCACGATTGGATGCGCCCGCACCTGGCCCTCTACATCGGCGGCATGGGCGCCAAGGGCAAGAACTTCTACAACACGCTGGCCACGACGTACGGCTTCGGCAAGGAGGCCGAGGTCGTGCAGGACCTCTACCTGGCGGGAAAGAAGGAGGAGGCCGCGGCGGCGATCCCGGAGGAGCTGGTGCGGTCCGTCAACCTGATCGGCCCGGAATCGTATGTGCGCGAGCGGGTCGCGGCGTTCGCGGAGGCCGGCGTGACCACCCTCAACGTGGCGCCGATGGCTGCGGACGCGGCCGGGCGTGTGGCGCTGATCGAGAAGCTGCGGGGCATCTGCGACTGA
- a CDS encoding alpha/beta hydrolase, whose protein sequence is MTATLTPQRADDDAHATGPRAGALALAARNAWALTPFGGGIEQPAPLPSTVVHDSPHCTVRRYSSPGADGTPVLLVPPLAVSIDCYDLRPGQSLAAHFVASGRPVYVVDYGGIRYADRDMGFDDWFARIIPTAVGAVLRDAAAGETAASADLVAWSLGGTLSLLTAAHCPELPIRSIVAMGTPIDYAKNPSIAPLRALGSLAPLPVVGGVVRTAGGIPSPLVRLSYRSTALTRELTRPWFIANNLTDTTALAQMEAIDRFMAGMPGYPARFYTQMHKKLIMGNALASGSVRMGGHPIELGDVQVPVLAVSGATDVLAPAASVAAITDVLTGSPRVQVETVPGSHLGMVAGSGARAHTWPVIDRFHAELGGR, encoded by the coding sequence ATGACAGCGACGCTGACCCCGCAGCGGGCCGACGATGACGCGCACGCCACCGGCCCCCGCGCCGGCGCGCTCGCCCTGGCCGCCCGCAACGCGTGGGCCCTCACACCGTTCGGCGGCGGCATCGAGCAGCCCGCGCCGCTGCCGTCCACCGTGGTCCACGACTCCCCGCACTGCACCGTGCGCAGGTACAGCTCCCCCGGAGCCGACGGCACGCCGGTGCTGCTGGTCCCGCCGCTGGCGGTGTCCATCGACTGCTACGACCTCCGGCCGGGGCAGAGCCTGGCCGCGCACTTCGTCGCGTCGGGCAGGCCCGTCTATGTCGTCGACTACGGCGGCATCCGGTACGCGGACCGCGACATGGGCTTCGACGACTGGTTCGCCCGCATCATCCCCACCGCCGTCGGCGCGGTGCTGCGCGACGCCGCCGCCGGGGAGACCGCCGCATCCGCCGACCTGGTGGCGTGGAGCCTGGGCGGGACGCTGTCCCTGCTCACCGCGGCCCACTGCCCCGAGCTGCCGATCCGGTCCATCGTCGCCATGGGCACGCCCATCGACTACGCGAAGAACCCGTCCATCGCCCCCCTGCGTGCGCTGGGCTCGCTGGCGCCGCTGCCGGTGGTCGGCGGGGTGGTGCGGACCGCGGGCGGCATCCCGTCGCCGCTGGTCCGGCTCAGCTACCGGTCGACCGCGCTGACCCGCGAGCTGACGCGGCCGTGGTTCATCGCGAACAACCTCACCGACACGACGGCGCTCGCCCAGATGGAGGCGATCGACCGCTTCATGGCCGGGATGCCCGGCTACCCCGCCCGCTTCTACACCCAGATGCACAAGAAGCTCATCATGGGCAACGCGCTGGCATCGGGCAGCGTGCGCATGGGCGGGCACCCGATCGAACTCGGCGACGTGCAGGTGCCGGTGCTCGCGGTCTCCGGCGCCACCGACGTGCTGGCGCCCGCGGCCAGCGTCGCAGCCATCACCGACGTGCTCACCGGCTCGCCGCGGGTGCAGGTGGAGACCGTCCCCGGCAGCCATCTGGGCATGGTGGCCGGCAGCGGGGCCCGGGCGCACACCTGGCCGGTGATCGACAGGTTCCACGCGGAGCTCGGCGGACGCTGA
- a CDS encoding bifunctional adenosylcobinamide kinase/adenosylcobinamide-phosphate guanylyltransferase, with product MSGGEVVLLGSGAADGWPNPFCECASCTAAARSGQVRAQTSALLDGRLLLDCGPETPRGAVRAGRSLAGVRHLLLTHSHPDHLGPAALLFRHWAGRREPLDVVGPADVIAQCRPWAAPDDPVRFIEVAAGDEVTLGGDDGLPYRIRVLAAAHAVWSEGDAVLYDVERVGAGHRGGPGRILWATDTGPLPAPTLRAVAGARFDAVFLEETFGDRADLHGGHLNLTTFPRALAELRRCGAVGDATRVVAVHLSHHNPPPDELARRLAEWGVLMGEDAMSVPLPVPGAGRQTGVEPRPGGARPRRTLVLGGARSGKSTLAEETLADRADVTYLATGGHGRGDAEWLARVAAHRERRPASWRTVETTDVAGRLRAATGPVLLDCLGTWLTARIDRHAAWDGGPLERVEADVDELVAAWRACPVQAVAVSNEVGSGVVPATASGRLFRDLLGRLNARIAAESDSVVLVVAGLPTRLR from the coding sequence TTGAGCGGCGGCGAGGTGGTGCTGCTGGGCAGCGGCGCCGCCGACGGATGGCCCAACCCCTTCTGCGAGTGCGCGTCGTGCACGGCCGCGGCCCGGTCCGGGCAGGTCCGCGCGCAGACGTCGGCCCTGCTCGACGGCCGGCTGCTGCTGGACTGCGGCCCGGAGACGCCGCGCGGCGCGGTGCGGGCCGGCCGCTCGCTGGCCGGGGTGCGGCACCTGCTGCTCACCCACTCGCACCCCGACCACCTGGGCCCTGCGGCTCTTCTGTTCCGGCACTGGGCCGGCCGCCGCGAGCCGCTGGACGTGGTGGGCCCGGCGGACGTGATCGCGCAGTGCCGCCCCTGGGCGGCGCCGGACGACCCGGTGCGGTTCATCGAGGTGGCCGCCGGCGACGAGGTGACGCTGGGCGGTGACGACGGCCTGCCCTACCGGATCCGGGTGCTCGCTGCCGCGCACGCGGTGTGGAGCGAGGGCGACGCGGTGCTCTACGACGTGGAACGGGTCGGTGCGGGGCACCGGGGCGGCCCTGGCCGGATCCTGTGGGCCACCGACACCGGGCCGCTGCCCGCGCCGACGCTGCGCGCAGTGGCCGGCGCGCGGTTCGACGCGGTGTTCCTGGAGGAGACCTTCGGCGACCGCGCCGACCTGCACGGCGGGCACCTGAACCTGACGACGTTCCCCCGTGCACTGGCGGAGCTGCGGCGATGCGGGGCCGTGGGGGACGCGACGCGGGTGGTGGCGGTGCACCTGAGCCACCACAATCCGCCGCCGGACGAACTGGCGCGGCGGCTGGCCGAGTGGGGGGTGCTCATGGGAGAGGATGCGATGTCGGTGCCGTTGCCGGTGCCGGGAGCGGGGCGTCAGACGGGCGTGGAGCCTCGGCCGGGCGGCGCGCGGCCGCGCAGGACGCTCGTGCTGGGCGGCGCCCGCTCGGGCAAGTCCACGCTGGCCGAAGAGACGCTGGCCGACCGCGCCGACGTCACCTACCTGGCCACCGGCGGGCACGGGCGCGGCGATGCCGAATGGCTGGCGCGGGTGGCGGCGCACCGCGAGCGCCGGCCCGCATCGTGGCGCACCGTCGAGACGACCGACGTGGCCGGGCGGTTGCGGGCGGCCACCGGCCCGGTGCTGCTCGATTGCCTGGGCACCTGGTTGACGGCGCGCATCGACCGGCACGCGGCGTGGGACGGCGGGCCGCTCGAGCGGGTCGAGGCGGACGTGGACGAGCTCGTCGCGGCGTGGCGCGCGTGTCCCGTGCAGGCCGTGGCGGTGAGCAACGAGGTGGGCAGCGGCGTGGTGCCGGCGACCGCCTCGGGCCGGCTCTTCCGCGACCTGCTCGGGCGGCTCAATGCGCGGATCGCCGCGGAGTCGGACTCGGTGGTGCTGGTGGTGGCGGGGCTTCCGACGCGGCTGCGGTGA
- a CDS encoding nuclear transport factor 2 family protein — protein MDVQRDECSDRREIHEVVLTYARGIDRLDFDLVRSVYHPDAVDHHTGFEGGVDEYLAWVEPLLRRRARDGGGTMHMLGNHLVELHGDIAISETYGTSVHWGEPADDRRMNFTSGVRFIDRMERRHGRWAIAERWAAREWTRSDAGRMMPKEAAGPSGGSGADDPLIRLQRSVRGEGVTA, from the coding sequence ATGGACGTGCAACGCGACGAGTGCTCCGACCGCAGGGAGATCCACGAGGTGGTGCTGACCTACGCCCGCGGGATCGACCGGCTGGACTTCGACCTGGTCCGGTCGGTGTATCACCCTGACGCGGTCGATCATCACACCGGTTTCGAGGGCGGCGTGGACGAGTACCTCGCGTGGGTGGAGCCATTGTTGCGCAGGCGGGCTCGAGACGGCGGCGGCACGATGCACATGCTCGGCAACCATCTGGTGGAGCTGCACGGCGACATCGCGATCAGCGAGACCTATGGGACCTCGGTGCACTGGGGCGAACCCGCCGACGACCGGCGGATGAACTTCACCAGCGGCGTGCGGTTCATCGACCGCATGGAGCGCCGGCACGGACGCTGGGCTATCGCCGAGCGGTGGGCCGCCCGCGAGTGGACCCGGTCGGACGCCGGCCGGATGATGCCCAAGGAGGCCGCGGGGCCGTCCGGCGGCAGCGGCGCGGATGATCCGCTGATCCGGCTGCAGCGCAGCGTGCGCGGGGAAGGGGTGACGGCATGA
- a CDS encoding SDR family oxidoreductase — protein sequence MTSPHRQRTALVTGASSGIGLATARALAAGGYAVYGTGRNPQNLSDDARVPGVRYLPLDLTDPASIERCAADAGPVDVLVNNAGESQSGPFEEYPAEDLERLFQINVLGAVHLSRLLLPGMRERGYGRVVMIGSMLGSLPLAYRSSYCASKAAIRTFASAARAEFSPYGVWLTTVEPSSINTGISERRTHLVRPGSVFEEQYRRVIARLDAREAAGIPAEEVAGQVMDAIRARRPRPLYAVGGGSRVAFAMKRVLPDSVSERILNRQFGVRFQ from the coding sequence ATGACCTCACCGCACCGGCAGCGCACCGCACTGGTGACCGGAGCCTCGTCCGGCATCGGCCTGGCGACGGCGCGCGCCCTCGCCGCCGGCGGCTACGCCGTGTACGGCACCGGGCGCAACCCGCAGAACCTGTCCGACGACGCCCGCGTGCCCGGGGTGCGCTACCTGCCGCTCGACCTCACCGACCCGGCGTCCATCGAACGCTGCGCCGCGGACGCCGGCCCGGTCGACGTGCTGGTCAACAATGCGGGCGAGAGCCAGTCGGGCCCGTTCGAGGAGTACCCCGCGGAGGACCTCGAGCGGCTGTTCCAGATCAACGTGCTCGGCGCGGTGCACCTGAGCCGGCTGCTGCTGCCCGGGATGCGCGAGCGCGGCTACGGACGCGTCGTCATGATCGGGTCGATGCTCGGCAGCCTGCCGTTGGCCTACCGCTCGTCGTACTGCGCGTCCAAGGCCGCCATCCGCACCTTCGCGTCCGCCGCCCGGGCCGAGTTCTCGCCCTACGGGGTGTGGCTGACCACCGTGGAGCCGAGCTCGATCAACACCGGGATCAGCGAACGCCGCACGCACCTGGTGCGGCCCGGCTCGGTGTTCGAGGAGCAGTACCGGCGGGTGATCGCACGCCTGGACGCGCGCGAGGCCGCCGGCATCCCCGCCGAGGAGGTCGCAGGCCAGGTCATGGACGCCATCCGCGCCCGACGGCCCCGGCCGCTGTACGCGGTGGGCGGCGGCTCGCGGGTGGCCTTCGCGATGAAGCGGGTGCTGCCGGACTCGGTCAGCGAACGGATCCTGAACCGCCAGTTCGGGGTGCGGTTCCAGTAG